The genomic interval ACCGGCAGATTATCAGGACAAGTTCGATAAGATCGATGTGATCGGCAGCCGTTCATTTGGCTGGATCAGGCCTGAACATCTTGAGCCAAGCGGCCTGCAGGACATGAGAGACATCAGGGTATTGCTCAAGCAACAGTTTGCACAATGTATGTATAATCTTAGTTTGCTGAAGAACGGCGAAGGTATGCTGGTGCTGACCAACATGTCTGTGAACCATTTAGGTAAACTGGATATCTATCAATATATCTATTTCCTTACCAAGCACATTGAGCGGCACATCCGCCAGATGCAGCGTTTGGCAAAGCAATATGAAGGAGCAGCAGCGGAAGATGATGCGGTTATAAATAATACGGTGAGTGCTCCTGATGAAGAAGCAGAAAGCATGTTATTGATATAATAGGTCGACCTCTCATCGTCTGTTGTTTTGTGGCACCCTTCTTAGTAAAGTAAATGCCGGTGGCTGAGTGCCGCCGGTATTTTTATTGTGTCAGATAGAAAGTGTGATAAAAATCTTTAAATAAAAAAGTGCAAAAAAATTGTTAAAGTTCCAATATTCGATATATATTTGCACTATCATTAACGAATAAACTATTTAGAACATGCTCAATACACAAATTCACATGAACACAACGCCAGCATCCTTTGAGAAGGGTGGTCGCAGCGGGTTCCGGGCATGTTATAAGTTTAAATGAGAATAACTTATTAGCATATATAAAGCCCCGGGACCAAGGCCCCGGGGCTTTTTCTTTTCAGTTAAACTGAATGAAAGGCAAACGGATAAAACAACATACTAACCAGGGCCAGTCTGCGGATTGGAGCATAGTGCTGACAAAAACAGCATTAATCAGACCAGGTATGCGACGACGTAGTATATACGTTGACGTTATTAACCCGGTCTGTGCAAACTGACCGGGTTTTTTTATGATATTTTGGATTGAGTAGGTACAATTAGTTAACGTAAAGCGGGGTATTCTTACCCCGCTTAAATTGAACCTTCGCCAGTCATCAACATATTGGTTTCGTCTTAATTTGCATTAACCCCACGTTGTCATTGCCGGACGCCAGGAGCGCGTTCCGGTATATGATAACCAACATGTACATTTGCATACTTATTTGAAAAGCATGGAGAACATTTTACAGCAGCGGGTGATTGGAGGAGATAATATTTTCGGGAACGGATTAATGGAAAGCAGCTCTTTATACTATTATTATTTTAATGCTTTACCTAACGTTAGTTTTATTTATTCAATAAATGGAGAAAAGGCGCTGGAGGCATTCAGAAAAGCATTCGCAGACCGTATTTTAAAAGTTTATCTCAGAGAGGAGATCGGTGATAAAGACAGGGAATATAAACACGATCTTGCCCTCGTCGTCATGAATAATGAGAGCGTGATCGAAATTGGTGATGATTATTGTGAGATCCTGCATAATGGAACATCTCAGGAATTTATCACAGAAATAACGACGCTGGTACGTAAGTACCGCACCCGGGAGAAGCGCAGGAAATATGAGATCAATCTTATTACAATGGGAGAGCGGGGGCTGAAGCTGAAAGCAATGGAGTTTAAAAAGACGAAGCTCGATCTCTCTTTATTTTATGAAGATGATTTTAAGGAAATAGATGAGCTGATCTATAAACGGCTTAACACCAATGATGACAAAGGTATTGTACTCCTGCACGGATTGCCGGGCACTGGTAAGACCACATACCTGCGTTACCTGATCGGGAGGTTGAAGAAACGTGTAATGTTCCTGTCGCCCTCAGTGGCAAGGAATATCATGTCGCCGGATTTTATAGACCTGCTGATCAGTAATCCTAATACCATTTTGATCATTGAAGATGCTGAAAACATCATCATGGACAGGAAAACCACGGGCAATTCATCAGTGTCCAACCTGTTAAACCTGTCGGATGGTCTGCTGGCCGACTGTATCAATGTACAGATGGTCTGCACCTTCAATAGCGATCTTTCCCAGATAGACAGTGCCCTGATGCGTAAAGGCAGGTTGATCGCCAAATATGAATTTGGTAAACTGTCAGTACATAAAGCACAGCAACTATCTGGCAAACAAGGGTTTAATACTGTTATTACCCGCCCTATGACCATCGCAGAGGTCATGAATCAAAATGAGCCTTCTTTTGAAAAGAAGGAAGTAACAATTGGTTTTCGCGCCCAATTCTAACACCTGATACCAATTGCAGACGTGTGATTTATTTGCACGTTTGTAATTGGCTTTTTTATTTGTCTACAAAAATGATGGACTAATATGTGAGAAAAATTGTAATATTGTTTTGATTTCGCTCCATTGGCCACCAAGCAATAGAGATTACCCGTAATTCGAAACTATATCACGTGCATTTAAATCACATGGCTTGGGCCGTCCCGCTATTCCTTGGATTGATGGGAATAGAATACCTGGTGGCGCGGAAAACCGGGAAGAACTATTTCGGCTTCAGTAGTTCAGTCAGCAACATTAACATTGGTATCGCAGAGAGACTGCTGGATACCTTTACTGTAGGCATTTTCTATTTTATCTATGATTACCTGCAGCATCATTTTGGCGTGTTCAATATCAGGTCCGGTGTTTTGCTCTGGGTAGCATTGCTGATCCTGACAGATTTTATCTGGTACTGGTATCATCGCCTGGCGCATGAAGTGAACCTGCTTTGGGCGGCTCATGTGGTGCATCATCAGAGTGAAGACTTCAACTATACCGTATCAGCGCGTATCACTGTATTTCAGGCATTTTTCCGGATGTGCTTCTGGTCGGTACTGCCGGTGATAGGTTTCCCTGCAGCGATGATCATCAGCGTACAGCTGGTACATGGCATTTATCCGTTCTTTATCCATACCAGGACCATTGGCAGGCTGGGGATCCTTGAATACATCTTTGTAACACCTTCTCATCACAGGGTGCATCATGCATCCAACGATAAATATCTCGATAAGAACTATGGAGATGTTTTCATCATATGGGACAAGCTGTTCGGTACATTTGCCGCGGAGGAAGAAGAACCTGAATATGGGTTGACAAAGCCACTGGACAGCCATAGCTTTCTCTGGCAACATTTTCATTTCATCCTGGAAATATTTTACACCTTAAAACAGACCAAAGGCTTTCGTGCCCGCTGGAAAGTTGTGTTCGGCAGACCTGATCACATAAACCCGGACATCCGCCCGAAGCTGGAAGAGCGTTTCCTGTTTAGAAATACTACTGTAGGGGCTTCAAGGAAATTGCAGCAATACGTAGTCTGGCAGATGGGAGCTATTCTGTTACTGTTATTCCTCTTCCTGTTGTTTGAAAACTATGTGCCTGCTTTTGCACAGGTATGCGTTACCCTGGTCATTTTACTGACACTGGTGAACAGTGGCGCTATTATGGAGCAACGGCGCTGGGTATTTTACCTGGAATATGCCCGGCTGGTGATCACCTTTACGGCACTGTTCTACATATGGCCGCATCCGCTGTTATTGTTGCTTTTTGCCATTGTACAGCTGCCATTTTACCTCTATAGGTCCAGTATTGAAAAACGGTATCTGCAGCTGGTGTACGGAGGAAAGCGCTAATGGCGGGACATCGTAGTACCTAACAGTTTGCGGGCCAGGTGAATCCTGCTTTTGACAGTGCCCATAGGCTCATGTAACATTTCCGCGATCTCATGATATTTGAAGCCGTCGCAATACAAAAGAAGCGGCTTCTTAAAGGATAAAGGGAGCTTGTACAGGGTTCCCTTTATTTCTTTTGTACGCATCATGTTTTCTGCGTTCACGTCTGCCAGTGTATTATTGGTGATGTTTGGGGTCAGCTCTACGGAACTGGCGTATTTTGCAGACCTCCTGTAGTCGTTGATGAAGAGATTACGCATAATGGTATATAACCAGGCCCTGATATTACTCCCTTCGAGATATTTGTCTTTGTTTTTCAGTGCTTTATACAGCGTTTCCTGGTAAAGGTCCTTTGCCGCCTCAGGGTCTTTGGTCAAAGCCATTGCTACAGGCTTAAGGAATTCGGCATTTTCTAATAATTGTGCGTGGAATGTCTCGAAGCTCATGGCCTTGGGGATGTTAGTTGTAGATTTGGGATTGATGTCTTTCGC from Chitinophaga filiformis carries:
- a CDS encoding AAA family ATPase, coding for MENILQQRVIGGDNIFGNGLMESSSLYYYYFNALPNVSFIYSINGEKALEAFRKAFADRILKVYLREEIGDKDREYKHDLALVVMNNESVIEIGDDYCEILHNGTSQEFITEITTLVRKYRTREKRRKYEINLITMGERGLKLKAMEFKKTKLDLSLFYEDDFKEIDELIYKRLNTNDDKGIVLLHGLPGTGKTTYLRYLIGRLKKRVMFLSPSVARNIMSPDFIDLLISNPNTILIIEDAENIIMDRKTTGNSSVSNLLNLSDGLLADCINVQMVCTFNSDLSQIDSALMRKGRLIAKYEFGKLSVHKAQQLSGKQGFNTVITRPMTIAEVMNQNEPSFEKKEVTIGFRAQF
- a CDS encoding sterol desaturase family protein; amino-acid sequence: MAWAVPLFLGLMGIEYLVARKTGKNYFGFSSSVSNINIGIAERLLDTFTVGIFYFIYDYLQHHFGVFNIRSGVLLWVALLILTDFIWYWYHRLAHEVNLLWAAHVVHHQSEDFNYTVSARITVFQAFFRMCFWSVLPVIGFPAAMIISVQLVHGIYPFFIHTRTIGRLGILEYIFVTPSHHRVHHASNDKYLDKNYGDVFIIWDKLFGTFAAEEEEPEYGLTKPLDSHSFLWQHFHFILEIFYTLKQTKGFRARWKVVFGRPDHINPDIRPKLEERFLFRNTTVGASRKLQQYVVWQMGAILLLLFLFLLFENYVPAFAQVCVTLVILLTLVNSGAIMEQRRWVFYLEYARLVITFTALFYIWPHPLLLLLFAIVQLPFYLYRSSIEKRYLQLVYGGKR
- a CDS encoding RNA polymerase sigma factor codes for the protein MSFETFHAQLLENAEFLKPVAMALTKDPEAAKDLYQETLYKALKNKDKYLEGSNIRAWLYTIMRNLFINDYRRSAKYASSVELTPNITNNTLADVNAENMMRTKEIKGTLYKLPLSFKKPLLLYCDGFKYHEIAEMLHEPMGTVKSRIHLARKLLGTTMSRH
- a CDS encoding DinB family protein, with the translated sequence MRNVIQSVREALLTNFRELDTWFEKDFDLLHFKPDTNQWNIREVLEHISLTNYFLLLIINKSTRRALERKRATNAIILPADYQDKFDKIDVIGSRSFGWIRPEHLEPSGLQDMRDIRVLLKQQFAQCMYNLSLLKNGEGMLVLTNMSVNHLGKLDIYQYIYFLTKHIERHIRQMQRLAKQYEGAAAEDDAVINNTVSAPDEEAESMLLI